The sequence below is a genomic window from Dryobates pubescens isolate bDryPub1 chromosome 17, bDryPub1.pri, whole genome shotgun sequence.
tccctttcactttcctccCACCGGCCTCTCCCGCCCTGCGCTCCCCCCACGCCGTTAATTTTTCACTCCTCAGGCCCCCGCCCGGTGGGGTTCGCTCCACGCCCGCAGGGCTGCGCGATCGCGGGGGTTGTTGGGGACATCGACCGGTGCCTGCCGGGGGCTCGCGGCCGCCGGGCAAGCGATGCCGAGCGGGCGATGCCGGCCGCGGCACGGCGCTGCTGCCCCCTCCGCCGGGGAGGAGCGAGAAGGCGGCGGGCGTAGAAcggggcggcggggggagggcaggatttAAACGAAGGGCGGTGACACCGCACAAAAGATTTCGATAGGCTTAAGTGAGGTTACAGCAAAGGCAACGGGGAGGGGGGAGCCTCCCTCAGAGCCATGCAGCGTCTGGCTGGCAGATCCGCCGCAGCCGCCTCTTCCCAATAGTTTGTCTGAAAGCCTGAGAAAGGGGATTTAAAACAAGATTTCCTCCCccgatttctttttttcccccttctcgtttcgtttctttttgtttttatttattttttttttctctgggaGTTGGCGACTCAGCCAGAAAACATGGCAGGAGGAGCGCAAGGCCGGGCGGGTCGCAGCATCCGcggctgcagcctggagccacCACCCTTGTTTGCGGGAAGAGCCTAAGTTGGTGCGGCGGAGGTCACAGCGGGAGCCGGGCGAGGAGGGAGCGGCGGCGCCGAGTCTGCGGGGCCCTGGACGAAAGGGCATGGACCGCGGCGGCGGGGAGCGAGCTTGCAGCGGCCGCGTGAATGATCGAGGCAGGAAGgcgtgaggcagcagcagaaggaaggggAACGGATCCCGCCCGCCCCCAGCACCCGGATCCggtggattattttttttttcccctccctctttaatttttttgccttttccgcAGCGGTCCCCCCGTCCGGCTCCTTGCGGTGCCCCTGCTCCCCGGCCCGGCGGCGGGGTGCGCGACGGGACTGTGGCGGCGGGCGGGCCACACCCTCCGCGGCGCTTCCTGCGAGCCGCCGGCGCGGGGCCGCGGCAGGCGCGCCGGGGGCGGCACATGGTGCGCAGCCGCCGCCCCTCCGGCCCTTGCGAGCTGCGCCCGGCTGGTGCTCGCCGACCGGAGGAGCCGGGGGCACCGTAGCAACTTGAAGGGCTGTGCCCCTGTCCCAACTCCGTGCGGCTGCTGGGCGTCTCTGAGGTATTCCGTCTGGTGAAGGGAACTTTGCGCAGGATCCCGCACGGCCGGGAAGCCGGAGAAGGTGGTCAAGGGAGGGAAGCCACCGTACGAAacggaaaaaaaagagaaaaaaaatcctgttgaGCTAAACGATGCTGGAACGGGGCCCGGGGGCTCCCGGCGAGCGCCGACCCGCCGCGGGAGCGCCGTAGGAGCGGAGGCTGGCGCCGGAGTGGGGCGGGCGCCCCGGCGGAGCTCGCTCCCcgcagcagcggcagccccggcgcccagagccttttcttgcCTCCCGGCGATTAATGGAATGATGTTGCGGAAAAGGCAGAGCGATCCTGCCGGGCTCAGTCGGGACTGCTCGGGCGGCGGTGGCAGAGGCGGTGGCAGCGGGGTAGCGAGCGGCATGCGAGTGCCCCCCCGACGCTATGGCTAGCGGTGGCTCTGGCAAGTCCAGCAGCGAGGCGTCTGGCGGcggcatccccagcagcagttccctgcagaggaagaagctCATCTCTATCTGCGACCATTGCAAGATCAAGATGCAACTGGTGgctgatctgctgctgctgtcgaGCGAGACCAGGCCAGTGAACACAGAGAGCCTGTCTGTCTTCGGTGAGTCCTTTGAGAAGTGCAGGGACACGATCATTGCCAGGACCAAAGGACTCTCCATCTTGACCCATGACGTCCAGAGCCAGCTCAACATGGGACGCTtcggggaggtgggggaaagcCTGATGGAGATGGGGGAGCTGGTGGTCTCCCTGACTGAATGCTCTGCTCATGCTGCCTACCTGGCTGCAGTGGAGACTCCGGGAGCCCAGCCTGCTATGCCTGGCTTGGTGGATCGCTACAAGGTGACCCGATGCAGGCATGAGGTGGAGCATGGCTGTGGGGTCTTGAAGACCACCCCGTTGGCTGATATGAGCCCTCAACTCCTGCTGGAGGTTTCTCAGAACATGTCCAAGAACTTGAAATTCCTGACAGATGCTTGCGTGCTGGCCAGTGAGAAATCCAAGGATAAATTTGCTAAGGAGCAGTTCAAACTCAGTGTCAAATGTATGAGCACCAGCGCTTCAGCCCTCTTGGCGTGTGTCAAGGAGGTCAAGACTTCACCCAGCGAGCTGACCAGGAACCGCTGTGTCCTGTTCAGTGGACCCTTGGTGCAGTCTGTCTACGCTCTGGTGGGCTTTGCCACTGAGCCCCAGTTTTTGGGTAAAGCTGCCACCATTAATCCGGAGGGCAAAGCTGTGCAAACTGCCATCCTAGGAGGAGCCATGAGTGTGGTATCTGCTTGTGTGCTCCTGACCCAATGCCTCAGGGATATCGCCCAACACCCCGAAAGTAGCACCAAAATGAGCGATTACAGGGAAAGGTTGAGGAACTCGGCTTGCGCCGTCTCAGATGGCTGCAACCTGCTATCTCAGGCACTAAGAGAAAGGTCTTCACCCAGGACTTTACCGCCAGTCAACTCCAATTCTGTGAATTAACCCCCACATCTTCTGTTTAGATCCCAGTCCTTgctaaaggaaaataatatCCCACCTCCTCAGCCCCTTTTGTATACCAAAGAATTTGCTTGGATGAGCCCAGTCCTGTGATTTCGTGTGGTGGAGGAGCAGAACATCCTCAAACTCAGATGTACTAACAGGGGTAGCCAGTTGGGGCTGCTTTTTGTTTAATGCCAAGCAAGTGTCTGCAGATCAATTTGTCTTTATTCAGCAAGGTCTTCACACAAATGGTAATAACAGCTGTTTTAAGAGGTTTTATatttggggaggtgggggaatatcttaaagatgaaaaaaacaaaaaccatggagaagaaaacaaaaagctttaATCGCGCTGGGTGCGGTTTGTAAAGTTTGTCTTCCGAGATTGCCCTTCTAAATTCCACTGTTTGGTtgtgcaggagaaaaaaaaaaaaggttaccTCAGTTTCTCACTCActttaaaaaagagagaaaaaaacaaacaaaaaagacaaaTCCCAACAACAACACCTGGaggatggatgtggctttgattgggtttgcttttgttttgtctgaCTCTTTTCTTTTGCATCAAGTGTTAGGTTAGGAGTGCGTTCGGTGTGTGTAGgagtggcagggctggaggttgTGATGATGTTTGCCATGTGTTGATTTCCAAACTGGGGGAAAAGCTACTGtgagtaaacaaacaaacaagaaattaCACTATAACAAAAGTGatttccccccccgcccccttttttttttccccctttttggttttttttttgggttgtttttttttcctttcccctccaatGTCAGTTTTTATCTTGCATGTACTGGAGTATTTATTTCATCTATTAAAATGTTATGTTTCTCAGATGTCCTTCTGTCAATCTCTCCATACTGGAATCCTGGAACAGCCAGGCCTGTTTGCATTGTATGTCATTTCCCCCAGGGAATGGGTGGTACAAGTGGAGCTGTGGTTctaggcagcagcctgcaggcttcAGTTCAGTTCTTTGCCTTTCCTGAATGCTGGGCCCTCCCCCCCGGACCCCCCTGCTCCTCTGTAGCCATGTCTGGGGGAAGCTGGACGGCGCTGTGCCTTGGgatggctctgcagagcagggcatgggCTCCCTTGATTTGTCTTTATCAGTATTCTGTGATAGCTTGTCAGAAGGTTTTGTAGTTTAGCTCTTGCAGATGATGTGGGCCATCTGTGTTAAATTTGTGAGTTTCTATGTTAATTTATTATGGGTTTCTTTAAGAACTTTGCTGGCTAGCCCTACTTGGTCTGTCTGTCTGCTTAGCACTGTGAAGGTTTGCTGGAGTGTGCCCTTTTGATGCCTCAGAGGTTTTGTGTTGGAGCTCCTCAGTACAGGTTTCTGTCAAAGCATTTGGAGTTTGATGTCGTAGAGAGCAGGAAAAATCGATTAACTTCTGAGGCCTGGTCCACCTCCAGTTGAATTCCCTGGAAACTGTGAGTGGACCTTAGGGCATACTGCAGTAGTTCCCCTAATTGCAACCATTATTGTCTTTTTCGGACTGGTTTTTTGTGGCCCCATGGGATCTGTTGCCTTCTGTATGTTCCGTGAAAGGTAAATGGAGGAGCAGGTCTTCTGCCCAGGAGGCTTTGTTTGTCTTCCCAGTGCTGTTGCAGGTCTGCAAATGGAACAATGTTGAAAGCTCTTGGAGAAatgtgcctttaaaatgttgTTACCATCATTTAAACATTTGCTGTACAAGTGCTGTCCTATTTATCCCTTGAAGAAGCAAACCTTTTGGGTTTGGATGTGGAGCAGTCCTGGAGCAGTGGGAGTCCTTCCTTTTCCAGGGTTATTGTTTCTCTTGCACGTGATGCTTTGAGTTTGGGAGGGGAGTGACCATTGCTGTGCAGTAGACAGATTTGGCCTGTTGAAGGAGACACAAGCTAAGCTGTCGCACCAATGTCTTCAAAGTTAGAAAGAAATCACTCCTTGGCCCCACCTAGAGTGGACCTCAGCATTGggttgtgtttatttttcactGAAACTTTTCTGACTTGAGGGAGTTGTATGATGAGGACTTCTCTCAGTGGAACATCAGTCCAAGCTGCATTCCTCTGGGCTGTGACTTTCTCACGATGGTGACTCGGCGTAAGCCTGGCAGTGCATGCTGCAGAGGCACACTTGTCTGCATCTGTGTGGGTTGCTGTGAAAGTTCCCTCACTGTTCTTTCAGAAAGAATTAAGTGCACACAGGCTGTGCTAACCTGGGCTCGTGTGCCCCCGCAGCTATTTCGTCAGAGGCTCTCGTGCATGCACGCACAGGTTTCCCATCTGGATGGTAGGAACAGCTGTAAGGACTCCTGAGGGATTCCTAGGAGGCCAAGGCCATCTACACACAGGAAGATCCTGTGCCTCTGGAGCGTTTGCTGTTGTCTGCTCAAGTGTCCTTTGTATCTCCCTTCTTTGCAGCATGTCTGTGAAGCCAGGATCCCACCCcagtcttcccttccctcttttccgCAGCTGCactgaggggaaggaggaaaaggggacTGAGCAAATGGAATGCTTTCAGGATGTGCTATCTTCTGTGGCTGCAGACAGGAGGTGAGGAACTGGCTCCACCCTTCCTTTGCATAGATCCTAGATGGTGCAGAACTTCGTGTGGGACGTGCAGGGATGgtgctgaggaggctgcagggcagtgctgctcaggcagggtcCGGGTACAGGGCGGCATCCTTCAGCCCTGCTTCTTTTCAGTGGCTGTGACCTGCATTTGTGAGGGCTGCTTCCAGAGAGAAACCAGAGGGTTCTGAAGGGCTGGGTTCtgaagggcagctctgcagggtgtcTGACAAAAATACCTAACATCCCACCAACTCTTTTGATGTTCCTGCTTAGTTTTTGGTGCTGCTGAACTTACTAGATTCCGTGTGATTCGTTTATACATTACGGAGGTGGTATGGATCACAGTGCAGCCACCTTATTGCCTCTGCATATGAAAGGCAGTCTCACTAATGATGGGGCTGCCGATTTCTCTGCAgattctccctccctttctggtGGTATTTTGAAGTGAACCACgtgcatgtgtgtatataaaAACAAGTATGGATCCTGCTACTCCTTTTGGagacaggaggaaaacaaaccactCTAGATCTCTCTTTGCCtttgggggcaaaaaaaaaaaaaaatcataaaatatAGCCAGGctttgaaacaggctgcttaaataaataaatatgcacATACATACACAAATAGTAAATCATCAAAGTACCTTGCTGCAACACTTTAAAATAACAGCAATTCTAACACTTCCAAACCTTCAGTCCCTTCTTTCTAGACTAAGGCAGCCATGCTCTCCCTGGCCTCAGCTCAAGAGAGTGTCAAAACCTGTGCTAGTCACGTCATTAGCACAGCAAAGTTTTGGGTGttttcttgaaagaaaaaagcttttgATGCAAGCAAGTCCATCAGTTTTTGTGCAGTTAGCAAATGATTAACAGGAGGCAGTCTGTATGTACACATCATGCCATTtgctgagctgggggagcaCTTCCCCTCCTGAGCGTGAACACAGATctgttttcagagctgtgggGCCGCACTTAGATCCATTGTATGGTGTGAACACTTCTGTGGGTTGTATTCCTATGGCATATTAATTCTGCAAGATATTCTGTCAGCATCTCACTTTGTGTGTTTGTTCGCTTTGTGCTTTTCTGGGACAGGCACAATCCCTGCTGGCCTGGTTCTCAGGGTGCAGCTACAGGACACATTGAGGTCACTGATCATCACCTGGCATTGTACATTAGACTTCTGTTGCCCAAGTGCTCACCCAGttgagggcagcaggcagtgtgactgTCAGCACAGGCTCAGGCAGCTGGAGACATGTTTTGTGAGCTGCAGCCTTGGTGATCTTGGCAGAAGAAGACAGAGTGTTTCGGGGTGCTATGTCATGTGTGATCAGATCCAGTAGTGTGTTTAATGAGAGGGTTAACTCCTAAACATCTCAGGCAATGCACATCTGTAGCCTAACCCAACACTATCCCCACCAAAAGAGAATTAAGCTTCTTTTCCAAATGTACCAGTTTTTTAACAGGGCAGAAGTTGTCCCTTCTGTATTGTCTTTGTGGTTGATCTTACCTTTGGGCTGTGGCTTCATCCTAGCGACGTTCACTGTTGATTTCACATAGCAGCTGGATCTCCAGATTTGAGAGGGGAGCAGTGTTTGTTGggattctaaaaaaaaaaaccacaacccaatAATATTTTGTGTAAAGGAACCAGTAAAGTAACAGCAAAATGCTGCTGAAAAGCAAGTACACTATTTAAAGGAACTTGCAAATGTAAATCCTTGTTATTTTTCAaaactaaggggaaaaagaaagaccaTGGGTCAGATAATTCCCTTCACTTTTTACCACAGGAAATGATCAAAGTAGCAGAAAATCTGCTCTTTTTGGCCAAGCTTCTGTCAGAGACAGAAGGGGTCGAGCCAACACATGGTGTATGCAGCCTTGCAGCAAGAGGGGATGTGGCTGATGAGAAAGGAGGTGAAAGCAGGGAAAATCTGTAGGGTGATACCTCCTGTTAAACCCACAGGAATTTTCCTGTTTTAGATAAAACAGAGGCTGATCCAATAAAGCAAATCTCAGACAGCACAAGATGTCTCTCCAGGCTGTTAGATGCTGACAAATGAAGACCTGGAGCTAGGAGAGTTTGGGATACTCGACATCGAGCAGCTGTGTTGCTGCAGGGAACCAAGGGCCTCTGGTATTGCCCTAAGGTGTGCAAGCAAAGAGGTGGACCtgccaggaggggctggtggggaacagagaggtttgggggtttgctttgtttgtttgtttgtttttttcatttgggggggttgggttttcccTTCTTCACTACAAAGCTCTTTTCTAGACTTTCCAAGCGGAAGCAGATGGTAGGAACCAGTacattttacttctttttcttgctGTCTGTGAA
It includes:
- the TLNRD1 gene encoding talin rod domain-containing protein 1, with product MASGGSGKSSSEASGGGIPSSSSLQRKKLISICDHCKIKMQLVADLLLLSSETRPVNTESLSVFGESFEKCRDTIIARTKGLSILTHDVQSQLNMGRFGEVGESLMEMGELVVSLTECSAHAAYLAAVETPGAQPAMPGLVDRYKVTRCRHEVEHGCGVLKTTPLADMSPQLLLEVSQNMSKNLKFLTDACVLASEKSKDKFAKEQFKLSVKCMSTSASALLACVKEVKTSPSELTRNRCVLFSGPLVQSVYALVGFATEPQFLGKAATINPEGKAVQTAILGGAMSVVSACVLLTQCLRDIAQHPESSTKMSDYRERLRNSACAVSDGCNLLSQALRERSSPRTLPPVNSNSVN